The DNA sequence GATGGCGCGGACCCAACCAAGGACATGGACTTTGGCGAAGACTGAATTGCCCCGATATATGCGGGTGAAGAAACTCGCAGATGGCTCGACGGCCTTTTACTGGCAGCCGCCAAATTGGGCCAAGCGCGGTGTGAAGCGTAATGGCCGGCCAAGCCCTGTGAGGGCGACGGCGCTTGGCAAAGATCTGGTCAATGCCATCGGAATGGCCAATGCACTCAACGATGGCCTCGACGGCTGGCGCGTCGGCGAGGAGGGGACTGCCGAAACAGTGGGCAGCATCGCCTGGCTGTTCAACTGGTACCGCAAGAGCCGACTCTTTTCCGAAAAAGCGGAAAAGACCCGAAAAGATTATACCCGCATGATGGAAATGGTCGCGAACTTGCCGATGAAGACCGGGACCCTTGGCACTCGGATGGCTTCTGTCGTGGATGGCGCAGCGGCTGACAAAATCTATGATCGTCTCCTGAAGCGCGGCGATCGCACAGCCACGTACGCGATGCAGGTGTGCCGCCTTGTCTGGACGCAGGCTGTACGCCACTCCAGCACTACCAAGGTCGCCACGAACCCGTTCTTGAAAATGCGGCTGCGTTCCGGCGCCAAGAGCATCACGCGTGCGACCAGTCGGGCTGAATATGAGCTCTATCGGCAGGCGGCTCATGACCTGGGCTATCCCGAGTTCGCAGCCGCCGCCGCCGTGTGTTTCGAGCTATGCCAGCGGGTCTCGACAGTTTTCGATTATCCGACCGGGGATAAGCTGGCTCGCGGCATCTACTGGGCGGACTACCAGCCCGGTCAGGTAATCCGGCTGCGACAAAACAAAACGAATGTCTCGCTCGAGCTTCCGCTGGTGTTGAGGGAAGCTGATGGCGCGATAACGCCGCTATACCCCGAACTTGAAGACGAGTTGTCCAAGCTGGCCGGCAACGACGGCAACATCATAGTCAACCCTCGCAGTGGTCAGCCCTTCACTGAGCGCGCCGTGTCCACGCGGCATCGTCAAATTTGTTTGGCCGCGAAACTGCCCAAGGACATGACTTTCACGGGCTTTCGGCACGGCGGAATCACTGAGCTTGGTGATGCTGGCGAAACGGATGTCAGGGCCATCAGCGGCCACAAGCACATGTCCACGACAATCATCTACAACAAGGTCACAACCCACAAGGCGAAGCGGATAGCCGAAGCGCGCCGACGTCACATCGAGCTTCTCGGCGAAATCGAGGATGACAATGGGACTAGGCGCTCTCCACTGCCTTAAGCGGCGACGTGGGCGTGTAGATGCATTCGCTCTGATTGATCGGCGGCACAGTTTATAGTCGAGTCCTTGCTCGTTCGGTATCGTTATGGTTTATGAATGACCGGACCTGAAACTTGGTGGTTATTTCAAGTGTAGTCGCCCTTTGGCTTCTTTGGCGTAAGCGGACAACTGCGCGGGTGCGAGATCGACGTCGACAAATGGCTAGAGTTGGGCCGCAACCCGCCTGGCCGGTCTCGGAGGCCGAAGGCTAGGAGCTACATTGCCGGATGGCCGTGGAACTGGAAACTATCAGATTAACCGATTGCCTTATTCGCATAGGCACGGCCTACCAAGCACGCTTACTCATGGCGCACCCGACTCGACAGCACTGTCCATATATTTACAAGTTTGCTGTTCCTATATTGGTGTTTGTTCTCAAATTTATCCCCGAATTTCACAGGCGGCAAGCTACCTTTAAGATAGGCCCGCTCAAGTTGTGCCGAGTGTCGTGCCCTCGACTGTTATTGTTAGGTTGTTGATTTCGATCGGGCGCGAGTGGAGGTTGAACCCGATGAATAGGGGTCCGTGGGGCTTTGTCGGAAGCTTCAAAACGCAGTGGCTGCCTATGGCGAACACCGATGATGTCGCGACGGCTTCGTCATCGGCGGCTTGGCCATCGGCTACCTTGGCCGGTTCCGCATGAGCCGAGCTACCGCCGAACTTGCCGATCAGCGCGCCCATCGGGCAATTGGCAAGAACCAGCGCGGAATTGGCAAGCTGGAAGCCGCCATATCCATCCGGTCGGCAGGTCAGCGCAACGCCGGGGAACGGAGTCCACATGCCTTGCGCGGTGATGCGCAGCCAGTTGAAATTTTCGACCATGTCGACGAGCGGCAGCCAGGGCAGATCGAATGGTCCGGCCGTTGGTTGGCGCGTTTCGATTCGGATCCAGTTGGCCATGTCAGCCTCCTCTACAGGGCTTTATCTGCGCTAGGTGCGGCGCGGCGGCGACCATCTCCGCCCGGTCGACGGGCAGCGGTACAAGTGCGATACAGGCGCCGCCACCGCAGACGCGCGCGAGCATCTTGATCGAACCGTCGTCCGCCGCCTTGCCCTTGCCCTTGTTCTTGCCATTTTCCTCGGCTGCGGCCTTTCCGTCAGATTTGCCGACCGCGTCCGCCGCCGGGATTTTCGGGCAGATCCACAATTTGTCTCCTGCGTTTGGCAGCGACTGGCCTGGGGCCAGAAGGGCGGCGACCGCAAGGGTTCCGACCGGCGTGGCTATGGTCGGCAACTCCAGAAGGTCGGCAGGGGCGATGGTCCCGCCCCTGGAAATGTCGCGTTTGAGATAGACCTGCCCTTCGCCGAGTTTGACGTCGCCGGTGGACAGTACATGGCCTTTGGCCAGAGCCGTGGCGGCCCGGAAAGTCGGCGGCTGCGCAGGCTGGTCGGCGCGAAACAGGATGAGGCCGATGCCCACCAACACCAGGGCTGCAAAACAAAGCAGAAGCAGTGCCTTTATCGACATGTGCCCGGTCTGCGCCGCATTCTGCGAAGCCGCGCTGCTGCCGTCGGGCGTCATGCGCTGGCCGCCGTGTCGTGCCGATAGACGAGCTCTATGCCGGCGTCGGGTATATGCGCGCGGCCAAGCTTGTTCCACAGCTCGCGTTCGGCTGAAAGCGTTGCCGGCAACGGCATGGACAGCATTTTAAACACCGACAGCCGGTTGCGGTCGATCGCCGTCCGGATCGTGTCACCCAAGGCCATTTCGCTGCGCACTACAAGCTCGTACAGCAGGCGCAAGACCAGCGGCGTAGTGACGGCAAGGCCGAGGAAGACGCGGATAGGGCCGCCTTCGGCAACGATGAGCGGCAGCCAGACGAGCGGAACTGTCGCCACGGTTCCGAGCAGCGCGATCGAAAAATCGACTTGGGCCGCCGTGTCGGCAATCTGACGCGGAACGCCCGTGCTGTTGGCTTCCTGGCCTTCGATTAGTGTCATTCGGACGCGCGGCCAAAGCCAGCCGAACTCGACATTGTAATGGTCGCGCACATGGCGACGCAACGCGTGCCGTACTTCGGCGAGCCGGGTCGCGTGCCAGGTTAACGGGTCATAGATTTCGAGACGGGCGGATATTGCCCGCAGGTTTTGTTCGGCATTAGTTCGGTGCTCCTGCAGTAGCTTCGTTAGCGTCTTCCGGCTGGCCTTGAGCGAATCTATTGCGACCCCGTTGGCAGGGACCAGCGGCGGAGTTTTTCGTTCGAGCGCTGCCACGACATGGGTCGCCAGGGCTTTGATGTCCTTCAGTTCGACCGGACGGCTTGGTTGCCGGGCTTTATCCCACGGCAAGGCATCGATCTTATTTTTTTGTTTGTCAGCGGCATCGATTGCCGTTTGCTTGGTGTGAAAATCGGGATCCTCAGCCGTTTTCTGGTCCGTGCTTCGCGCGATTGCGGCGCGCAAGTCGGCGGCAATGCTGCCTGCAGCGCCCTTCGCGCCTGCATCCGCTTCAATCGCAGCGCGCCATTCCGTATTTTCCTTGCGCCAGCCGGCAGCGCGGTCGGCGCGCAGGGCATCGTGCAGCGCTGCCGGCAGCAGCGAGCCATCGAGCAGGCTGCCAAGCAGCGGGGTAAGCGGCGCCAGCGCATAGGCGAGCACGACGATTCCGGCAAACAACACAATGGCCGTGCCCGGTGTTGCGCTGATCGCGGTGGTCAGCCAGGCGACTGCATTCCAGTCGAAGACCAGCGCGGCGAGCAGGCCGTGCAGGGCGGCCGCTAGCAGGATGGGCAGGAAGTTCGCGAACCAGAAGCCGCGGCTGAAGAACCCCTTGAAGGTGTCGAACAGAACAGTGAAAGTCATTAGATTACCTGCAATCCAGCCTGTTCAAGCATTCGTTACACTGGCCGAGAAGCAGCGCATCGCCGGGAGCGCATACGTGGCGGTCGGGCCCGGTACACACGCAGTAGGCCATCTGGATTGTAAGCCCCATGGCGATGGTTTCGTACCGGGTGATAACCCTGGCAATTTCCCCACCCGTTGTAACGGCCCCGCCAAACCCGAAAAAGGCGCCGCCCGCATCAAGGTACGACTCCGCGCGCGCGACATCCGCTTTAATTGACAGATCTGGCTGCCAATCCTGGAAGCGGACGGTTGCATGTCGCGGGGTGACAAGACCAATGGCCGTCCCGGCGAGCGCTGTGCCGCGCAGGAGCGAGTCAGCGTCTAGCACAGTCTCAAGGCCGCCAATCATGGTGACGAGGCCAGAGATGCGCATGTCGCGCAGCAGATCGAGGGCGTCCTCGAGTTTCATGTCTGTAGGAAGCACGGGAAGAGCAACTTTGTCCATGGCGAAAACAGTCCACTACGGATGGAAGGTAGAAGCTATTGTTCGTTATCGCATTGACTTTGTCAAAGGGGATGACTTGGAAGCTGTCATCGCGTCCGGCGGATCACTTCGGCAACCGGCGTTCCCGTCTCCGCCTGCTTCAGCGCGTATTTAATTCGGTCCTCGGTGTACCTGCTCTTCTTCACGGTCTGCTGCCTCCTTACGGTTGGTTAGGCAGCCGGAAAACTCTCATTCAAACCGGAGGAAGAAAACGTGGGGACGTCACCGCCCAAAGATTTTCCGGTATCGTCCAGCGGTATTAACGTTCGTCTTCCAAGTGCGTCGAAAGCGTTCGTCAAACCGGGCATTGTTGCAGCAACTTGGGGTCACAAGTTTCGAGCCTTTTCCTTAGAGCCTCCTCTGAACCAAGCGCAGTCAGATTGGTGTCGAGTGTATTTCCAGCGTCGGGCGAGTTGATTTGCTCCCCGCCCGCAGGAGATAGACGGGGCTGACACGGCACCAGCACAACGCAAAATTTCTTATCCATTGCCGCAATCGCCGCCCGATCGGTGTCAGAAACGGGCACGTGCGCTGTAGATGTCGGCATCGCAATGGGGCCATTGGGGAATTGGACATCGCAAGCAACCGATCTGAGGAACCGCAAACCTTTGGGACTAGTATTTGGAGAAATTATCGGTGGAGTGGACGGCTTATTTGCCTGCTTCATATAGTTGACGAATCTTTGTGCCGCTTTGCCGTCGTTATCGGATTCCGCTTTCTCCAACGCGCATGATGGCAAACCAGCGCGACGTGCTTTTGGATGCGCTGTTGGCTTGATTTTAGCGGATTCCACCAGCACCGCCCTTCGCTTCGCTTTAGCCACTTGTGCATCGAACGTGGTGATATTTCCTGATGTTTGCTGGTCACGTGCCTGGGCGGTTGGCTCGCTAGCCGCGCACCCGCTGAGCCCAAAGATCACCAAACTGGCGCACGTTGTTGCCAACAGTGAGCAGTCATAACGCCAGCCAACGAGCTTCGCCCCCAATCCGAAACCTGGTCCCTTCACAGCCCTGAGTTCTCGGACAGTTCCTCCTGCCCGTCGTATCCAATGATCGTTGTTCAAGGATCCGTTCCGTCCGAGCTTAGTCACTTTGGCCTCCCATTCCCTCCACTGCGGCTTCATTTGAATTTATTATGCGCGCAGAAAATACTCAGTCGGTGTCTTCCCGCGGCCGCTGGTAAAGCGCTCGTGGGGGGCATCCTTTGGGTTCTGGTTGTCGGCGATCATCATTCGGTCGGGGCCAAGCGTTTCGATGACGAGGTAAACGTGATCCGCCCCGACTGGCGTGGGATCATTGTCAAAACATACACCGACATCGCCAGGCGCCTGTTGGCCGCAAGGCACACGGCGCCAGTTTCGCTCGGTCAGAATATGCGCAAGTTTGCCAGCGCCAAAGGTCATATCGACATTAATGCTGGCCTGTTGCAGCAGCGCGCTGAGATGCGCTGCGCAGCCGTTAGTCGGGTATCCCGACAGTGCACGCGACGCGGTCTTTCGTGCCTGTTTGAGTCCGGCGGCACCGCTGCCCTGGCCAACAAGTTCCGATATCTTTGCGGCATCTGGTGTTTGAGAAGCCGTCTCAGCAAGGCCGAGGCCCCCTGATCTGACCGCAACGAGAAGCTGATCGGCAAGAAAGCCGCTGCTGACGTAGCCATCAGCCTTGCCGTCACCCTGAATGTCGATAAGCGTCCAACCGTCTTGGACACGGATCGGGCGTACCGCCGTGCCATACGACAGATCGGGCGGCCTTACATCGAAATTCGTTCCGGGGCCAGACCGCACACGCAGCCCGCTCCTAGCCGTCACGAAAAGGCGCGATTGTCGGGCCGGGAGGGCTGTAGACACCGTGTCGGCAATAAGCAGACTTTCGGCAAGCGTGCCCCCCGCAATGGCAAGGGACATCTTGGCGAAATCGGGGACCAGTGCCGCCAGTGCCACGCTGCCGTCAGGGGTGGCCGCGGTGCTGGTCGATGCGGCATTCGCAAGCGCGCTTGCTGTCGTGACCACCGTTTGAATTACAGAATCCCAGGTGGCGGCGGCCGCCGTGAAGCCCCCAAGAGCGGCGACTGCTCTTTGGAGTTTCTCAACTTTTTTGGTATCGGGAAGCGGTGTGACGCCGCTACCGGTCGCCCTAAGGGTCTTCAGGCGCGAAAGCAACGTGTCGATTTGGTCTTGAAGCTCCTCTTCTGCAGCATCACGTTGGGCAGACGTTATTTCTCCCACTGCAGATAATGTGGTCAAGCTCAACATGGCTTGGTCCAGAGAATCAAGCGCCGCTTGTACTGCTTCTTCCTTGGTCACAGTGGTTCTCCTCATGATGGCGGTTAAGGTGCTTTTGGTTGCGCTTCCTTGGCGATACGTTCGCGTTCGGTTTGGACGGCGCCGAGAAATGCTGCCGTCTCGCTAAAGCCCCAGCTTCTTGCTTTGGCTATGCTCGATAGGCTCGCAATGACTTGATCGAGGGATTTTGTCGGCACCGCATTTTCCGGCAACTTGGATGGTAACGTTGCTTGAACGAATGTGAACGGGTCCGCACGCACCGCGGTACTGTCGGCAGTGAGCAAATTGAACTGCCTGGTTCGCTCTTTGGCAACAGCCTCGCTTTCCAGGGCCATCAGTCGCTGCTCACGCGCTAGCGAGGCTTGACTGACGCCAGCGCGTTTGGCGTTGTCAGACCGGTCGAGGTCAAGCGCCTTTAGCTGGATCGCCAGCCTTTGTTCCAGTGGGGGCAATGCGGCGTGGAAATCGCTTGCGATCGGTGCGGCGCTTTGGGCCGCCAAGCGAACGGCATCGGGCCTGGAACAAGCGCCGAGCATCAAAACAGCCACGAAAGGGATGAAGGAATAACGGGTCAATTTCATGTTATTTGCTCCATGCGATGGTGCCAAGGCCGATAACGTTGAGAATGCCGGCGATGGTCTCGGGCTTCACGCCCCCCGCGCCATAGACCTGCAACTGGTCGACGGCCGGCGAAAGAATGGCGAATGTGGCATCGGATGCGGCACGTTCGCGTTTCGCCCACACACCATATTCAACATGATTCAGTCTTTGTTGAAGTACGTCAGCCGGAATGCGACCGCGTGAAACACTTTCAGAATAACTGAGAGCTGCTAAGTTATAATTTCTCATTTTTAGTGTTTCAGTCTGTGCAGAGTCAGCATTCCGCATTGCTGCTTGTGCGTCGACTAGGAGTGCGACCTCTTCAGCACGGGGCAACAGGGCACGACTCGTCAGATCGAGAAGCGATTTCAGTCGCCCGGCTTCCAGTTCGGCGAGCGATTGCCGCATCTTCGCTTCCGCAATAGCCACCAATACGCCGTCTGTATCAGGCAGCGTTTTGCTATAATATTGCGCCAATGTTTTGATGGGCTCGGCGATCTCGATCATTGCGACCGCCAGGATGGCGCCCGTGGACGGTTGCTTTGTTTTCGCGTCCAAGACTTCCTGCGCTATTTCTTTGCTTGTTTTGTTGTTAACCTCAAGCAGCAGCGCAACGAGCTTGTCGCCACGAAACTTCTCGGCGTCGGCACGGGCCTGAGCCAAAACAGCGCGGCCGGGTTCGAATTTTCCTACAACAGCTGCGGCCACCTTGATATTCTTTAGCGCAGTGTCGACCATGCCGTCTTTGGCCTTGTCACCGCATTTTGATTTGGCGGCGTCGTTACTGGCGGTCGGCGCGACGGGCAAAGTTGCCGCCGGCGCGGCAGGGGCTCCTGCAGGTGTTGTTGTGGGAGCGGCGGGCAACGTTGGCGCCGGCGCTATAGGGGCACCTGCAGGCGCTGCCGTGGCAGCGGCAGCCTGGGCTTCCTCGACGCTTAGAGTTTGCAGTTCTTCAGTAAACCAGTCAACGCGGCACAACGCTCCCTTGATTTCATTTGTAAGATTAGGTTGGAGTTTTACTTTCGCTTTTGCCAACAAATCGTTCAATTCCTTGTGGACAGAGGCCACTTCATCTGTGACCTTTTCTTGACGCTTTATGTCGTCGTTTAATTCCTGGATATTATCGAAACCGAAAGTAGGAGGATTCTTCATCTCGACGATTTCGTTGCCGTCTAGGCACAGATTTGTAGGGCCTGCGAAGCGCAATTCACGCCAACCGTCGACTTCCCGTTTATCGCACGGAATCTGAGCAGCGAGTCTGGTGCGTGCCGCGCGCACCCGCTTGCAGTCGGCTTCCATATCACTGTTGGGTTTGTGGCCGAGCAAAGGGATGCCATTGTCATCACAGACGGGCGCGTCCTGGTTTGGTAGCCTTGCAGTCCAAGCTCGCATTTCCAGCGCCTGCTCCAAGCTTCTTATTGCTACACGCACCTGCGCTACAGTCGACGGGAATTTGACGTTCGACGGCTTGAAGGTCGGCACGGGAGGCGCGGTGTCTGGTTCAATCTGCGTCAAACTTTTGAGTCTGAAGCTGATTGCCTCTTTGAGCTCCCTGGCGTCACCATTTACATAGCGGGCCAAATACAGGTCACGTCGTGACAGCCGCTGATCTACCAGAGCATCGATTGATGCCTTGAACCCCGCCTCAAGGTTGGCATCGTGGCGATCCAGAGCTTCGGTGTGCGCCTTGCGCGCAGCATCAAGCGCGTCGGCGAGCTTTTTCGTGGAGACTTCTTCGCTGGGGCTATGGAAGTAGAGTTGTGCCGATACCGGGGTCGCCCCGACAAGAGCGGCACCAACCAACAGGACCCAGTGCCGGCGGAATCCGAATTTCGGCGCGACGGCGTTCGAGAAGATCTTGAACGGCGGAGGCGTGCCTTTGACGCGTTGGCCATTCGACGTCGTTGTTTCCAGCATAAGATATCCCACTCGGCGTTACGCGAACAAGCAGACGCGAATTGCTAAAGGTTTGAAATTCGTTTCACGCAAATTTCACGCCGTTACCTTGGTTTCCACAAACCGCTGCAGATCGAGATACCAGCACGTGCCGGTCGTGTCGGGCCAGACGCTGCGGCTCGCCTGCGTCGCATGAATGCCGTCCGCAAGCGCTTCCAGGACAACCGGGCCGCGCCAGTTGAGCGGCCAGTTCATGATAGCTTCCATATAAGCGGTGTCGAAAAGCCCTTCGCCATAGTTGCCGATCAACAACCGGCCGCCATCGTTGAGCATAGCGAATAGCCGCTCGGTCAGGTTGCGGGCGATGGGTTCGGGCAGGTAATCATAGAGCCCTGCGGCATAGATGAGATCAAAGCTACCCAGGTTGCGGCCGCCGCCGCGGAGCACGTCGCGCACCGACATTTCGAGCATTTCGATCGCAGGGAAGCGTTCGGCATAGTCGCGGGCGATGCTCGCCAGGCTGTCCGTGTCCTGATCAACTGCAACGAAGCGGCCAATAGATCCTTGTGTTAACGCCAGCGACCATTCGACTTCGCGCAGATGGCCACAGGCGAGCGACAGGATCGAAGGGCGCTGCACACGCACTGCCGTTTCGTCGATCGCATCGGCGAGGATCATGCGGCGCTCGCGAACCGATCGTGCCGGCGGTGCTGAGTGCGTCATCGCCGTCACGACGCTCGCGACTGGGTCAGATGTTGTCCAGGGCGCGCCCGGCTGACGGTAGATGACGTCAAGCAGGCCAGCATCGCCGGGATAGCCGCGCGGCCGGGCAAAGGCATGGCCGGCGATCGGACATAAACGCGCCATCGCAGCTGCTTCATGACCACTGACCAGGGGCAGGACGATATCGTGCCACTCACTCCCTGCCTCGATGCGGAGTTGGTGCAACGCGGCGCGAAACTCGGCAATGAACGGCGGTGCGCCTTCGCTGTGCAGCCGCGCCAGCGCAGCTGAAAGCCTCTCATTGACCACTCCGGGCCATTTCGACGGCGACGGAATCGTGACGACACCGGCATTATCGTTTTCGTACCTCATTGTGGTTCTCCCTTTCAAAAATCAGGCTGCAGGCCGCTGAAGTTGCAGGCGATCGCTGGCGGCATCGAACATCGTAGCGTCATGGCTTACCGCGATGACGACAGCGCCGGATTCGCGGGCGTAGTGCCCGATCGCCTCGGCAACGGTGCGGGCGTTGACAGGATCAAGTGCGGCAGTCGGTTCATCAGCAAGTAAAAGGCTAGGCGCCGCAGCCAGCGCCTGTGCCAGCGCAACACGTTGCTTTTCACCGCCTGAAAGGTCCGCCGGACGCTGGGAAAGGCGATGCCCGAGACCGAGTTTTTCGACCCAGGCCAACCCCGAAGTGGTTGCATCCGGCCGGCCGCGAAGCCGTCCAACGAGCGCCATATGTTCGGCGACCGTCAGCACGTCGATCAAGCGACAAGTCTGAAACACCAGCGCGACTTCCTTGCTGCGCCATTGCTGGCGCTGGCGGTGGCTCAGGCTGGTGACTGGCGTTGTGCCGTGAGAAACAGTTCCCAATGTGGGTGCCACAACGCCGGCGATGATTGACAGCAATGTCGTCTTGCCAGCGCCACTGGGGCCTGAAACGCAGGTGAAGGTTCCCCGCGCAAAACTCCATGTCAGCGACGCCAGCACCGGCTGGCGCTGGGCGCCTTCCACAATGGCATGCGCCACTTCGTTCAGGATAAGTGGCGCGCTCATCCGCGTAGCCCTACATAGACGCGCAACCCCACGACCGCTGGCGGCGGCTCGCCGTCGAACGCGATCCAGGCTTCGCGCGTATCGCGATCGAAGCGGTCGCTGGGATCGAGTGATCGCGCCGTCTTACGCCCCATCTGGCCGGATAGCGTCACAACATGTCCGCGCCAGCGCTGGGCACTGCCATCAACCCAGATGTCGGCGCCCATTCCTTGCCGGACGGACCACGCATCCCGGTCAGTAATCTCAGCCTTGGCGATCATGTTTTCGAGATTGGCAACGACCATTACCGGCGTGCCCATGCTCGCGCCGCTGAACTCGCCGGCATGTTTCAAAACGCGTAAGACGGTCCCGTCGATCGGCGCGCGCAGAATGCATTTTTCCGTTTCGGCGTCGATAGCGCTTGCGTCGGCGCCGGTTGCGACAGCCACTGCCGCCGCTGCGACGCGTTCATCCGGCCGCGCACCATTGGCCAGCGCCGCGAGTTCCGCCGAAGCCTTCGCGAGGGCGGCTGCTTGGCTATCACGGTCGTTGGCGAGTTGGTTCAGCCGGCGCGCCGATACAAAGCCGCTGGTTTTCAGTAACTCGGCACGTGCTAGAAGATCGGCTGCATCGTGTAACTTGCTTTTGGACTCATCGACGCGGGCTGCCGCCGCTGCGATGAT is a window from the Polymorphobacter fuscus genome containing:
- a CDS encoding class I SAM-dependent methyltransferase — its product is MRYENDNAGVVTIPSPSKWPGVVNERLSAALARLHSEGAPPFIAEFRAALHQLRIEAGSEWHDIVLPLVSGHEAAAMARLCPIAGHAFARPRGYPGDAGLLDVIYRQPGAPWTTSDPVASVVTAMTHSAPPARSVRERRMILADAIDETAVRVQRPSILSLACGHLREVEWSLALTQGSIGRFVAVDQDTDSLASIARDYAERFPAIEMLEMSVRDVLRGGGRNLGSFDLIYAAGLYDYLPEPIARNLTERLFAMLNDGGRLLIGNYGEGLFDTAYMEAIMNWPLNWRGPVVLEALADGIHATQASRSVWPDTTGTCWYLDLQRFVETKVTA
- a CDS encoding tyrosine-type recombinase/integrase, with the protein product MAKTELPRYMRVKKLADGSTAFYWQPPNWAKRGVKRNGRPSPVRATALGKDLVNAIGMANALNDGLDGWRVGEEGTAETVGSIAWLFNWYRKSRLFSEKAEKTRKDYTRMMEMVANLPMKTGTLGTRMASVVDGAAADKIYDRLLKRGDRTATYAMQVCRLVWTQAVRHSSTTKVATNPFLKMRLRSGAKSITRATSRAEYELYRQAAHDLGYPEFAAAAAVCFELCQRVSTVFDYPTGDKLARGIYWADYQPGQVIRLRQNKTNVSLELPLVLREADGAITPLYPELEDELSKLAGNDGNIIVNPRSGQPFTERAVSTRHRQICLAAKLPKDMTFTGFRHGGITELGDAGETDVRAISGHKHMSTTIIYNKVTTHKAKRIAEARRRHIELLGEIEDDNGTRRSPLP
- a CDS encoding HlyD family secretion protein — translated: MSSFAAEPRFMALLAIVALPGCSEAVADQTSAEPRYKLTATARLDAASEARFLAAERDAVIVRVLVDQGNKVAAGQPLMELACADVRARAAAAIARAREAAADARLVAAGPRKEIIAAAAARVDESKSKLHDAADLLARAELLKTSGFVSARRLNQLANDRDSQAAALAKASAELAALANGARPDERVAAAAVAVATGADASAIDAETEKCILRAPIDGTVLRVLKHAGEFSGASMGTPVMVVANLENMIAKAEITDRDAWSVRQGMGADIWVDGSAQRWRGHVVTLSGQMGRKTARSLDPSDRFDRDTREAWIAFDGEPPPAVVGLRVYVGLRG
- a CDS encoding ABC transporter ATP-binding protein, with translation MSAPLILNEVAHAIVEGAQRQPVLASLTWSFARGTFTCVSGPSGAGKTTLLSIIAGVVAPTLGTVSHGTTPVTSLSHRQRQQWRSKEVALVFQTCRLIDVLTVAEHMALVGRLRGRPDATTSGLAWVEKLGLGHRLSQRPADLSGGEKQRVALAQALAAAPSLLLADEPTAALDPVNARTVAEAIGHYARESGAVVIAVSHDATMFDAASDRLQLQRPAA